Proteins from one Paracoccus aminovorans genomic window:
- a CDS encoding UbiD family decarboxylase, which yields MIETPPATPRCLPAFADLRAFLAWAEARGDLARIAAPVSLRHEMTALQLAALRRAGPVLRFDAHDGPGVPVIGNLFGTRARVAAGLGLEPEQIPGFGAFLAGLRSPVPPGRMRDALSHWPMLRAALSARPRTIRHAPVQEAELTGLDALPVQTPWPEDAGPLITWPVVLTRPHGSAAGEFGRYNLGVYRAQVLGPDRLILRWLAHRGGAAHHRSWARAGEPMPVAIALGADPALLLAAALPLPEAVSELGFSGVLRGARTDLVACRSVPLAVPPRAEVILEGWVHPGETAPEGPFGDHTGYYNAAEPFPVMRVSAITCRRDPLYLSTVTGRPPDEPSVIGEVFNDLALPVIRAQIPEVRDLWLPAAACSYRMAVVRIDKRYPGQARRVMMALWGMLPQFSYTKMIVVVDGELDIRSWDDIAWAIATRMDPARDVMLIDRTPMDYLDFAAPLEGLAGKIGIDATTKIGAETAREWGREMRLDPAHEARAEALLAAILP from the coding sequence ATGATCGAGACCCCGCCCGCAACCCCGCGCTGCCTGCCCGCCTTTGCCGATTTGCGCGCCTTCCTGGCCTGGGCCGAGGCGCGGGGCGATCTGGCCCGCATCGCCGCGCCGGTGTCGCTGCGCCACGAGATGACGGCGCTGCAACTGGCAGCGCTGCGCCGCGCCGGGCCAGTGCTGCGCTTCGACGCCCATGACGGGCCGGGCGTGCCGGTGATCGGCAATCTTTTCGGCACCCGGGCCCGGGTCGCGGCCGGGCTGGGGCTGGAGCCGGAACAGATCCCGGGTTTCGGCGCCTTCCTGGCCGGGCTGCGCAGCCCGGTGCCGCCCGGTCGGATGCGCGACGCGCTGTCGCATTGGCCGATGCTGCGCGCGGCGCTGTCGGCGCGGCCCCGGACCATCCGCCACGCGCCGGTGCAAGAGGCCGAGCTGACCGGCCTCGACGCGCTGCCGGTGCAGACGCCCTGGCCCGAGGACGCGGGACCGCTGATCACCTGGCCGGTGGTGCTGACGCGGCCGCATGGCTCGGCGGCGGGCGAGTTCGGGCGATACAATCTGGGCGTCTATCGCGCCCAGGTGCTGGGACCGGATCGGCTGATCCTGCGCTGGCTGGCGCATCGCGGCGGCGCGGCGCATCACCGCAGCTGGGCGCGGGCGGGCGAGCCGATGCCCGTCGCCATCGCCCTGGGCGCCGACCCGGCGCTGCTGCTGGCGGCGGCGCTGCCGCTGCCCGAGGCGGTTTCGGAACTGGGGTTCTCGGGCGTGCTGCGCGGCGCGCGGACCGATCTGGTCGCCTGCCGCTCGGTGCCGCTGGCGGTGCCGCCCCGGGCCGAGGTGATCCTGGAAGGCTGGGTTCATCCCGGCGAGACCGCGCCCGAAGGCCCCTTCGGCGACCATACCGGCTATTACAACGCGGCCGAGCCGTTCCCGGTCATGCGGGTCTCGGCCATCACCTGCCGGCGCGATCCGCTGTATCTTTCCACCGTGACCGGCCGGCCGCCGGACGAGCCCTCGGTCATCGGCGAAGTCTTCAACGATCTGGCGCTGCCGGTGATCCGCGCCCAGATCCCCGAGGTGCGCGACCTGTGGCTGCCGGCCGCCGCCTGTTCCTATCGCATGGCGGTGGTCCGGATCGACAAGCGCTATCCCGGCCAGGCCCGGCGGGTGATGATGGCGCTGTGGGGGATGCTGCCGCAGTTCAGCTATACCAAGATGATCGTGGTGGTGGACGGCGAGCTGGACATCCGCAGCTGGGACGACATCGCCTGGGCCATCGCCACCCGCATGGACCCGGCGCGCGACGTGATGCTGATCGACCGCACGCCGATGGACTATCTGGATTTCGCCGCGCCGCTGGAGGGGCTGGCCGGCAAGATCGGCATCGACGCCACCACCAAGATCGGCGCCGAGACCGCGCGGGAATGGGGCCGCGAGATGCGGCTCGACCCCGCGCACGAGGCCCGCGCCGAGGCGCTGCTGGCGGCGATCCTGCCATGA
- the ubiT gene encoding ubiquinone anaerobic biosynthesis accessory factor UbiT has translation MTSSRPLPRLLGRMVLPPLAAPALGLALTRLLRRIAARRPAILLRLGPHQQARFLIDVQDGPLLLLIEPGARRIAALPRRRPAPPHDAAIHGRLAAFLAMLHGAEDGDALFFSGELQIGGDTSAVLALRNALDDAELDLTEELAALAAAPFDGWLRRVSALAARRSGYALSRQEQMP, from the coding sequence ATGACTTCGTCCCGCCCCCTGCCGCGGCTTCTCGGCCGCATGGTGCTGCCGCCGCTTGCCGCCCCTGCCCTTGGCCTGGCGCTGACCCGGCTCTTGCGCCGCATCGCCGCGCGGCGGCCGGCGATCCTGTTGCGGCTGGGCCCGCATCAGCAGGCGCGCTTCCTGATCGACGTGCAGGACGGACCGCTGCTGCTGCTGATCGAGCCCGGCGCGCGCCGCATCGCCGCCCTGCCCCGCCGCCGTCCCGCACCACCGCATGACGCCGCGATCCACGGCCGGCTCGCGGCCTTCCTTGCCATGCTGCACGGGGCCGAGGACGGCGACGCGCTGTTCTTCTCGGGGGAATTGCAGATCGGCGGCGACACCTCGGCGGTGCTGGCCTTGCGCAATGCGCTGGACGACGCCGAGCTGGACCTGACCGAGGAACTGGCCGCGCTGGCGGCCGCGCCCTTCGACGGCTGGCTGCGCCGGGTCTCGGCGCTGGCGGCGCGGCGCAGCGGCTATGCGCTTTCGCGACAGGAGCAAATGCCATGA
- a CDS encoding methylenetetrahydrofolate reductase — MSPHHDENPAGAHLPLEPLPGHASRGRLERVLRRGEFAVTTELNPPDSADPEDVYERAAVFDGWVDGINAVDASGANCHMSSVGICALLTRMGYAPIYQISCRDRNRIAIQGDVLGAAAMGVQNVLCLTGDGVQAGDQPGAKPVFDLDCMSLMETIRTMRDEGRFLSGRKLTTPPAMFMGAAINPFAPPYDFRPLRLAKKIAAGAQFVQSQYCFDVPMFRDYMARVRDLGLHEQCFIMCGVGPLTSARTARWMRANVPGVHIPDAVIARLEGAADQKREGKRLCIDIIDEVKEIAGVAGIHVMAYRQEEYVAEIVHDSGVLKGRRPWRPEPRADDALVAGRLDHILHDDRAETPQQILTDAQAAPHPATT; from the coding sequence ATGAGCCCGCACCATGACGAGAACCCCGCCGGCGCGCATCTGCCGCTGGAGCCGCTGCCCGGCCATGCCTCGCGCGGGCGGCTGGAGCGGGTGTTGCGGCGCGGCGAATTCGCCGTCACCACCGAGCTGAACCCGCCCGACAGCGCTGACCCCGAGGATGTCTATGAACGCGCCGCCGTCTTCGACGGCTGGGTGGACGGGATCAATGCCGTCGATGCCTCGGGGGCGAATTGCCACATGTCCTCGGTCGGGATCTGCGCGCTGCTGACCCGCATGGGCTACGCGCCGATCTATCAGATTTCCTGCCGCGACCGGAACCGCATCGCCATCCAGGGCGACGTGCTGGGCGCCGCCGCCATGGGGGTGCAGAACGTGCTGTGCCTGACCGGCGACGGCGTGCAGGCCGGCGACCAGCCGGGCGCGAAGCCGGTCTTCGACCTCGACTGCATGTCGCTGATGGAAACGATCCGCACCATGCGCGACGAGGGCCGGTTCCTGTCGGGCCGCAAGCTGACCACCCCGCCCGCGATGTTCATGGGCGCGGCGATCAACCCCTTCGCGCCGCCCTACGACTTCCGCCCGCTGCGGCTGGCCAAGAAGATCGCCGCCGGCGCGCAATTCGTGCAAAGCCAGTATTGCTTCGACGTGCCGATGTTCCGCGACTACATGGCCCGGGTCCGCGACCTGGGCCTGCACGAGCAATGCTTCATCATGTGCGGCGTCGGGCCGCTGACCTCGGCCCGGACCGCGCGCTGGATGCGGGCCAACGTGCCGGGCGTGCATATTCCCGACGCGGTGATCGCCCGGCTGGAAGGCGCCGCCGACCAGAAGCGCGAGGGCAAGCGGCTCTGCATCGACATCATCGACGAGGTGAAAGAGATCGCGGGCGTCGCCGGCATCCACGTCATGGCCTATCGGCAAGAAGAATACGTGGCCGAGATCGTCCACGATTCGGGCGTGCTGAAGGGCCGGCGCCCGTGGCGCCCCGAACCCAGGGCCGACGATGCGCTGGTCGCCGGCCGACTGGACCACATCCTGCACGACGACCGCGCTGAAACGCCGCAGCAGATCCTGACGGACGCGCAGGCGGCGCCGCATCCCGCCACAACCTGA
- a CDS encoding methylenetetrahydrofolate reductase C-terminal domain-containing protein, with product MAEDAHIAALPGAQKRKVATPAAAAPPPPRKAARGYAVRLWSVRHARGLEWFYRRFAGAVLLLHPLWKALGYGRVEKPVRFVERQVKGFMFDCRMCGQCVLSSTGMSCPMNCPKQLRNGPCGGVRANGHCEVKPDMPCVWVKAWEGSRRMVQGDAILKVQKPVDRTLAGTSSWLRVTQEAADGRDTARRRDAT from the coding sequence ATGGCTGAGGACGCGCATATCGCCGCCCTGCCCGGGGCGCAGAAGCGGAAGGTCGCGACGCCCGCAGCCGCCGCCCCGCCGCCGCCGCGAAAGGCCGCGCGCGGCTATGCGGTGCGGCTGTGGTCCGTGCGCCATGCGCGCGGCCTCGAATGGTTCTATCGCCGGTTCGCCGGTGCGGTGCTGCTGCTGCATCCGCTGTGGAAGGCGCTCGGCTACGGCCGGGTCGAAAAGCCGGTCCGCTTCGTCGAACGCCAGGTCAAGGGCTTCATGTTCGACTGCCGGATGTGCGGGCAATGCGTGCTGTCCTCGACCGGGATGTCCTGCCCGATGAACTGCCCCAAGCAGCTGCGCAACGGCCCCTGCGGCGGCGTGCGCGCCAACGGGCATTGCGAGGTCAAGCCCGACATGCCCTGCGTCTGGGTCAAGGCCTGGGAAGGCTCGCGCCGGATGGTGCAGGGCGACGCCATCCTGAAGGTGCAGAAGCCGGTGGACCGGACGCTGGCCGGAACCTCGTCCTGGCTGCGCGTCACGCAAGAGGCCGCGGACGGGCGCGACACAGCCCGCAGAAGGGATGCCACATGA
- a CDS encoding ASKHA domain-containing protein — MAADPDPRDPLVLFMPSGKRGRFPVGTNLLDAARQLGVHVESVCGGRATCGRCQVEIQDGSFAKFGITSSQDHISARGGKEERYDRVRGLPAGRRLSCSATVLGDLVVDVPQDTTVNAQVIRKPASDRVIARDPAIRLCYVEVEPPDMHQPLGDLDRLKAVLARDWGIRDPVVPLRLLPGLQKTLRLEGWGVTVAVHQDEDARPEITALWPGLHNSAYGIACDIGSTTIALHLVSLLSGRVVASAGASNPQIRFGEDLMSRVSYVMMNPDGRAAMTQAVREAVNGLVAKVCAEGGVDPDDILDAVFVANPIMHHLFLGIDPTELGQAPFALAVSAAVRSPAAELGLAANAGARAYLLPCIAGHVGADAAGAVLAEGPHRQDRMMLLVDIGTNAEIVLGNAARTVAASSPTGPAFEGAEISSGQRAAPGAIERARIDPGTLEPRLRIIGSDLWSDDPGFAEAAARLGVTGLCGSAIIEVVAEMYLAGILSAEGVIDGTLAARSPRILAKGRTFSYLLHDGSPRITVTQNDIRAIQLAKAALYAGIRLLMEKQGVAAVDCIRLAGAFGSFIDPKYAMVLGLIPDCDLSEVRAVGNAAGAGAMMALLNRGHRREIEETVRRIDKIETALEPHFQQLFVDAMALPHKIDAFPHLARTMKLPARPDPGEGPSDGRGRAGRAERMARRRRG; from the coding sequence ATGGCTGCCGACCCGGACCCCCGCGACCCTCTGGTCCTGTTCATGCCCTCGGGCAAGCGCGGGCGTTTCCCGGTCGGCACCAATCTGCTCGACGCCGCGCGGCAGCTGGGCGTCCATGTCGAAAGCGTCTGCGGCGGCCGCGCCACCTGCGGCCGCTGCCAGGTCGAGATCCAGGACGGCAGCTTCGCCAAGTTCGGCATCACCTCGTCCCAGGATCACATCTCGGCCCGGGGCGGCAAGGAAGAGCGTTACGACCGGGTCCGCGGCCTGCCCGCGGGGCGGCGGCTTTCCTGCTCGGCCACCGTGCTGGGCGACCTGGTGGTGGACGTGCCGCAGGACACGACCGTCAATGCCCAAGTGATCCGCAAACCCGCCAGCGACCGCGTCATCGCGCGCGATCCGGCGATCAGGCTGTGCTATGTCGAGGTGGAGCCGCCCGACATGCACCAGCCGCTGGGCGATCTCGACCGGCTCAAGGCGGTGCTGGCGCGCGACTGGGGCATCCGCGACCCGGTGGTGCCGCTGCGGCTGCTGCCCGGCTTGCAGAAGACCCTGCGCCTGGAGGGCTGGGGCGTCACCGTCGCCGTCCACCAGGACGAGGACGCGCGCCCGGAAATCACCGCCCTCTGGCCCGGGCTGCACAACAGCGCCTACGGCATCGCCTGCGACATCGGCTCGACCACCATCGCGCTGCATCTGGTATCGCTGCTGTCGGGGCGGGTCGTCGCCTCGGCCGGCGCCTCGAACCCGCAGATCCGCTTCGGCGAGGACCTGATGAGCAGGGTGTCCTATGTGATGATGAACCCCGATGGGCGCGCCGCGATGACGCAGGCCGTGCGCGAGGCGGTGAACGGGCTGGTCGCCAAGGTCTGCGCCGAGGGCGGCGTCGATCCGGACGACATCCTCGACGCGGTCTTCGTCGCCAATCCGATCATGCATCACCTGTTCCTGGGCATCGACCCGACCGAGCTGGGCCAGGCGCCCTTCGCGCTGGCGGTGTCGGCGGCGGTGCGCAGCCCGGCCGCCGAACTGGGGCTTGCCGCCAACGCCGGCGCACGGGCCTATCTGCTGCCCTGCATCGCCGGCCATGTCGGCGCCGATGCCGCCGGCGCCGTCCTGGCCGAGGGCCCGCACCGGCAGGACCGCATGATGCTGCTGGTCGACATCGGCACCAATGCCGAGATCGTGCTGGGCAACGCCGCCCGCACCGTCGCCGCCTCCTCGCCCACCGGCCCGGCCTTCGAGGGTGCGGAAATCTCCTCGGGCCAGCGCGCCGCCCCCGGCGCCATCGAGCGGGCGCGGATCGACCCCGGGACGCTGGAGCCGCGCCTGCGCATCATCGGCTCGGATCTGTGGTCGGACGATCCGGGCTTTGCCGAGGCCGCGGCCCGGCTGGGCGTGACCGGCCTCTGCGGCTCGGCCATCATCGAGGTGGTGGCCGAGATGTATCTTGCGGGCATCCTGTCGGCGGAGGGCGTGATCGACGGGACGCTGGCCGCGCGCAGCCCGCGCATCCTGGCGAAAGGCCGCACCTTCTCTTATCTGCTGCATGACGGCAGCCCGCGCATCACGGTCACGCAGAACGACATCCGCGCGATCCAGCTGGCCAAGGCGGCGCTTTACGCCGGCATCCGGCTGCTGATGGAAAAGCAGGGCGTGGCGGCGGTGGACTGCATCCGCCTGGCCGGTGCCTTCGGTTCCTTCATCGACCCGAAATACGCCATGGTGCTGGGGCTGATCCCGGATTGCGACCTGTCCGAGGTCCGGGCGGTGGGCAATGCCGCCGGTGCCGGCGCGATGATGGCGCTGCTGAACCGCGGCCACCGCCGCGAGATCGAGGAGACCGTGCGCCGCATCGACAAGATCGAGACCGCGCTGGAGCCGCATTTCCAGCAGCTCTTCGTCGATGCCATGGCGCTGCCGCACAAGATCGATGCCTTCCCGCATCTGGCGCGAACGATGAAACTGCCCGCGCGCCCCGACCCGGGCGAAGGCCCTTCCGACGGCCGGGGCCGCGCGGGCCGCGCCGAGCGCATGGCCCGCCGCCGGCGCGGCTGA
- a CDS encoding NnrS family protein gives MPRAPFPGLWLAPHRPLFLLAGLWALLVPTVWLLPQGLGPEPLAWHRHELLFGMGGAALGGYLLTALPAWTGGRRVAAAVTAALVALWLVGRLTFAIGGTGPLGSLAGAAYFLALAGFLSARVTRARAWGRIPLALAPLVPGWAQIDDLSGETAALFFALLIGLVGGRAIAAFTRHWLAGSPGAPAVSDPPWLAGGALLTLALAMAALQVDAPRLAGPLLIASGLMQLARMPGWRNGYAVRYPALLLLHLAWLWLPLGLVLAGAAQLPEAGLGPATALHAVTMGAMGSMMLAIMARAAMVRQGTRLRVSPVLGLAFTLVQLSVLARLLMGWGGADPAPLLRIAALAWMTGWALFLWDFRHALRGPVPRPVLSAHSRA, from the coding sequence ATGCCGCGCGCACCGTTCCCCGGGTTGTGGCTGGCGCCGCATCGCCCGCTGTTCCTGCTGGCCGGCCTGTGGGCGCTGCTGGTGCCGACGGTCTGGCTGCTGCCCCAGGGCCTGGGTCCCGAGCCGCTGGCCTGGCATCGGCACGAGCTGCTCTTCGGCATGGGCGGGGCGGCGCTGGGGGGCTATCTGCTGACCGCGCTGCCGGCCTGGACCGGAGGCCGCCGGGTCGCGGCGGCGGTCACCGCGGCCCTGGTGGCGCTGTGGCTGGTCGGGCGGCTGACATTCGCCATAGGCGGGACTGGGCCGCTGGGCAGCCTGGCCGGCGCCGCCTATTTCCTCGCCCTTGCCGGCTTCCTGTCCGCGCGGGTCACGCGCGCCAGGGCTTGGGGCCGCATACCCTTGGCCTTGGCACCGCTGGTCCCGGGCTGGGCACAGATCGATGACCTTTCGGGAGAGACCGCGGCGCTGTTCTTCGCCCTGCTCATCGGCCTGGTCGGCGGCCGCGCCATCGCCGCCTTCACCCGCCACTGGCTGGCAGGCTCTCCGGGCGCCCCCGCCGTCTCCGATCCGCCCTGGCTTGCGGGCGGCGCGCTGCTGACGCTGGCCCTTGCAATGGCGGCGCTGCAGGTCGATGCGCCGCGGCTGGCCGGGCCGCTGCTGATCGCCTCGGGGTTGATGCAGCTTGCGCGGATGCCGGGCTGGCGCAACGGATACGCGGTGCGCTATCCGGCGCTGCTGCTTCTGCACCTGGCCTGGCTGTGGCTGCCCCTGGGGCTGGTGCTTGCGGGCGCGGCGCAGCTGCCGGAGGCCGGGCTCGGCCCCGCCACGGCGCTGCATGCCGTCACCATGGGCGCCATGGGCTCGATGATGCTGGCGATCATGGCGCGGGCGGCCATGGTCCGGCAGGGGACGCGGCTTCGGGTGTCGCCGGTGCTGGGCCTTGCCTTCACACTGGTGCAGCTGTCGGTGCTGGCGCGGCTGCTGATGGGTTGGGGCGGCGCCGATCCCGCGCCGTTGCTGCGGATCGCGGCCCTGGCCTGGATGACGGGATGGGCGCTGTTCCTGTGGGACTTTCGCCACGCCTTGCGAGGGCCGGTGCCGCGGCCGGTGCTCAGCGCCCACAGCCGGGCCTGA
- a CDS encoding methyltetrahydrofolate cobalamin methyltransferase has protein sequence MTRTIVASATREIAIGFDQPFCVIGERINPTGRKKLAAEMVEGNFDTVRKDALEQVAAGATMLDINAGVTAVDPNATEPGLMVQTLQIVQELVDIPLAIDSSVTAAIEAGLKVARGRPLINSVTGEEDKLEAILPLARKYDVPVVAISNDETGISMDPDVRFEVARKIVQRAMDHGIKPEDMVVDPLVMPIGALGDAGLQVFALLRRLREELKVNTTCGLSNISFGLPHRHGINAGFIPMVIGAGMTSAIMNPCRPQEMEAVRAANVLAGVDKDCGTWIRTYKDFRPGEHAAPAPAPLDGGARRRGGRAARLGAQA, from the coding sequence ATGACCCGCACCATCGTCGCCTCGGCGACCCGGGAAATCGCCATCGGCTTCGACCAGCCCTTCTGCGTCATCGGCGAGCGTATCAATCCCACCGGCCGCAAGAAGCTGGCAGCCGAGATGGTCGAGGGCAATTTCGACACCGTGCGCAAGGACGCGCTGGAGCAGGTGGCCGCGGGCGCGACCATGCTGGACATCAACGCGGGCGTGACCGCCGTCGATCCCAACGCCACCGAGCCGGGGCTGATGGTGCAGACGCTGCAGATCGTGCAGGAACTGGTGGACATTCCGCTGGCCATCGATTCCTCGGTCACCGCCGCCATCGAGGCCGGCCTGAAGGTCGCGCGCGGCCGCCCGCTCATCAACTCGGTCACCGGCGAGGAGGACAAGCTGGAGGCGATCCTGCCGCTGGCGCGCAAATACGACGTGCCGGTGGTCGCGATCTCGAACGACGAGACCGGGATCTCCATGGACCCCGACGTGCGTTTCGAGGTCGCCAGGAAGATCGTCCAGCGCGCCATGGACCACGGCATCAAGCCCGAGGACATGGTGGTCGATCCGCTGGTGATGCCGATCGGCGCGCTGGGGGACGCCGGGCTGCAGGTCTTTGCCCTGCTGCGGCGGCTGCGCGAGGAGTTGAAGGTGAACACGACCTGCGGCCTCTCGAACATCTCCTTCGGCCTGCCGCACCGCCACGGCATCAATGCGGGCTTTATCCCGATGGTGATCGGCGCCGGCATGACCAGCGCCATCATGAACCCGTGCCGCCCGCAAGAGATGGAGGCTGTGCGCGCCGCCAACGTGCTGGCCGGCGTGGACAAGGACTGCGGCACCTGGATCCGCACCTACAAGGACTTCCGCCCCGGCGAACATGCCGCGCCGGCACCGGCGCCGCTAGACGGCGGGGCACGGCGGCGCGGCGGCCGCGCCGCGCGGCTGGGCGCGCAGGCCTAG
- the ubiU gene encoding ubiquinone anaerobic biosynthesis protein UbiU has protein sequence MELVCPAGTPAALRAAVDAGAHTVYCGFADETNARNFPGLNFSREEMAEGVAYAKARGARVLVAINTFPRAGAQALWHRAVADAQQAGAHAVILADPGLLAHAAETHPDLRLHLSVQAAAANPDAINLYAQSFGIRRVVLPRVLTVEEITAINREIDVETEVFVFGGLCVMAEGRCSLSSWATGLSPNMNGVCSPASHVAYAEVGGHSEARLGGWLIHRTPKGAPVPYPTLCKGCFTAPATATGPAQTGHLFEDPVSLDATELIPRLQKAGVTALKIEGRQRSRAYVAQVVRAFRAAVEAAEAGAPMPAGLLAKLTEGQAATTGAYAKTWR, from the coding sequence ATGGAACTGGTCTGCCCGGCCGGCACCCCCGCCGCCCTGCGCGCCGCGGTGGATGCCGGCGCCCATACGGTCTATTGCGGCTTCGCCGACGAGACCAATGCCCGCAACTTCCCGGGCCTGAACTTCTCGCGCGAGGAAATGGCCGAGGGCGTGGCCTATGCCAAGGCCCGGGGTGCCAGGGTGCTGGTCGCGATCAACACCTTCCCGCGCGCCGGGGCGCAGGCGCTGTGGCACCGGGCGGTGGCCGATGCGCAGCAGGCGGGCGCCCATGCGGTGATCCTGGCCGACCCCGGCCTGCTGGCCCATGCCGCCGAGACGCATCCCGACCTGCGGCTGCATCTGTCGGTGCAGGCGGCGGCGGCGAATCCCGATGCGATCAACCTTTACGCCCAGTCCTTCGGGATCCGCCGCGTGGTGCTGCCCCGCGTGCTGACGGTCGAGGAGATCACCGCCATCAACCGCGAGATCGACGTCGAGACCGAGGTCTTCGTCTTCGGCGGGCTCTGCGTCATGGCCGAGGGGCGCTGCTCGCTCTCGTCCTGGGCCACCGGCCTGTCGCCGAACATGAACGGCGTCTGCTCGCCCGCCAGCCACGTCGCCTATGCCGAGGTCGGCGGCCACAGCGAGGCGCGGCTGGGCGGCTGGCTGATCCACCGCACGCCGAAAGGCGCGCCGGTGCCCTATCCGACGCTATGCAAGGGCTGCTTCACCGCGCCCGCCACCGCGACCGGCCCGGCCCAGACCGGCCATCTTTTCGAGGACCCGGTGAGTCTCGACGCGACCGAGCTGATCCCACGGCTGCAAAAGGCCGGGGTCACGGCGCTGAAGATCGAGGGCCGCCAGCGCTCGCGCGCCTATGTGGCGCAGGTGGTGCGCGCCTTCCGCGCCGCGGTCGAGGCCGCCGAGGCGGGCGCCCCCATGCCCGCCGGGCTGCTGGCCAAGCTGACCGAGGGCCAGGCCGCCACCACCGGCGCCTATGCCAAGACCTGGAGGTAG
- a CDS encoding UbiX family flavin prenyltransferase gives MRVVLGVSGASGAVLAMDCAAALLRAGAEVDLVLSAMAERTLAEEIGPGAQAQLTVIATRVHPLRDLGAAIASGSCPVAGMIVAPCSMRSLAAIAHGFDDNLLTRAAGVQLKERRPLVLLAREAPLTLAHLRNMQAAAEMGAVILPPVPAFYLRPASLAEATAQIAARAVDLLRLGPPQARRWHPRSD, from the coding sequence ATGAGGGTGGTGCTGGGGGTCTCGGGCGCCTCGGGCGCGGTGCTGGCGATGGACTGCGCCGCCGCGCTGCTGCGCGCGGGGGCCGAGGTGGACCTGGTGCTTTCCGCCATGGCCGAGCGCACGCTGGCCGAGGAGATCGGCCCCGGCGCCCAGGCCCAGCTGACGGTCATCGCGACGCGGGTGCATCCGCTGCGCGACCTGGGGGCCGCCATCGCCTCGGGTTCCTGTCCGGTGGCGGGGATGATCGTCGCGCCCTGCTCGATGCGCAGCCTGGCGGCGATCGCCCATGGCTTCGACGACAATCTGCTGACCCGCGCCGCCGGGGTGCAGCTGAAGGAGCGCCGGCCGCTGGTGCTGCTGGCGCGCGAGGCGCCGCTGACGCTGGCGCATCTGCGGAACATGCAGGCGGCCGCCGAGATGGGGGCGGTGATCCTGCCGCCGGTGCCGGCCTTCTACCTGCGCCCGGCCAGCCTGGCCGAGGCCACCGCCCAGATCGCCGCCCGCGCTGTCGATCTGCTGCGCCTGGGCCCGCCGCAGGCGCGGCGCTGGCACCCAAGATCCGACTGA
- a CDS encoding DUF1638 domain-containing protein gives MAGPPPAPDKVLVIACGMLAREIMAIRERLALTHLVLKCLPAELHFHPQRITAAVDAAIMQARADGYRHIFVGYADCGTGGMLDKVLDRQGVERLAGPHCFAVYQGAAAFAAVAEADVTAFYMTDFLCRQFDAFFVRPLGLDRHPELAQDFFGNYKKVVYLAQTEDAGLEQVARNAAALLGLAYERRLTRYGDLGPALARAHAGPET, from the coding sequence ATGGCGGGCCCGCCGCCCGCGCCGGACAAGGTGCTGGTCATCGCCTGCGGCATGTTGGCGCGCGAGATCATGGCGATCCGCGAGCGGCTGGCCCTGACGCACCTGGTGCTGAAATGCCTGCCGGCCGAACTGCATTTCCATCCCCAGCGCATCACCGCCGCGGTCGATGCGGCGATCATGCAGGCGCGCGCCGACGGCTATCGCCACATCTTCGTCGGCTATGCCGATTGCGGCACCGGCGGCATGCTGGACAAGGTGCTGGACCGCCAGGGCGTCGAACGGCTGGCGGGGCCGCATTGCTTTGCGGTCTATCAGGGCGCGGCCGCCTTTGCGGCGGTGGCCGAGGCCGACGTGACCGCATTCTACATGACGGACTTCCTGTGCCGCCAGTTCGACGCCTTCTTCGTGCGGCCGCTGGGCCTCGACCGGCACCCGGAACTGGCGCAGGATTTCTTCGGCAATTACAAGAAGGTCGTCTACCTGGCCCAGACCGAGGACGCGGGGCTGGAACAGGTGGCGCGGAACGCCGCCGCCCTGCTGGGCCTGGCCTATGAACGGCGCCTGACCCGCTATGGCGACCTGGGGCCGGCGCTGGCGCGGGCGCATGCCGGGCCGGAGACGTGA